The Balneola sp. MJW-20 genome window below encodes:
- a CDS encoding MATE family efflux transporter — MKNPVIDIKKESKKLLTIGTPIIATQLLNMGLNFTDTVMAGNLSALDLAAVSIGNAVYLPIAVFCMATLIAINPIVSQHLGAREFDEIGKNARQMSWLILMLAIPLFFILRNLEFIMIWIEIDPEIIPIANGYLKAVSWSALPLLLYSGTRYFSEGLSVTRPAMFIGILLLLLNVGANYLLMYGNLGFPRLGAIGAGYATSIINTFGAVLFIAFAASFRPFKRFHIFTRTTGPEWNYIREFLRIGLPNGASGTMEVLLFAAVSLLMGTLSVKISAAHQVAINVASIFFMIPFGLSIAISQRVGYSVGQGSMLKARQRGFIGVILCALLMCFTATLIFTIPEYIISIYTKDPEVATLAVSLVFMAGIFQISDGLQVGGFGALRGLKDTRVPMYVNFVAYWVIGFPTGYLLCYNFGFGPIGLWTGLIAGLTVAALLHNLRFHLLTRGASS, encoded by the coding sequence ATGAAAAATCCGGTAATCGACATAAAAAAAGAAAGCAAAAAGCTTTTAACCATAGGTACTCCGATCATTGCGACCCAGCTTCTGAATATGGGCCTCAACTTTACGGATACCGTTATGGCAGGAAACCTTTCGGCCCTGGATCTGGCCGCTGTCTCTATCGGTAATGCAGTCTATCTTCCCATCGCAGTATTTTGTATGGCTACCCTGATCGCAATTAATCCGATCGTATCTCAGCATCTCGGAGCCAGAGAATTTGATGAGATAGGAAAAAATGCGCGTCAGATGTCATGGCTGATCCTGATGCTGGCAATTCCACTATTCTTTATCCTGAGAAATCTGGAATTCATTATGATCTGGATAGAGATCGACCCGGAGATCATCCCCATAGCCAACGGCTACCTCAAAGCCGTATCCTGGAGTGCATTACCGCTTCTTCTGTATTCGGGAACTCGTTATTTCAGTGAGGGATTATCGGTAACCAGGCCCGCTATGTTCATAGGAATTCTGTTACTGCTCCTGAATGTAGGAGCAAATTATTTGCTGATGTATGGCAATCTCGGATTCCCAAGACTAGGAGCCATTGGCGCAGGTTATGCCACTTCTATCATCAATACCTTTGGTGCGGTCTTATTTATAGCCTTTGCCGCTTCCTTCAGACCCTTCAAGAGATTCCACATTTTCACCCGCACTACAGGGCCGGAATGGAACTATATTCGGGAATTTTTACGAATAGGTCTTCCGAACGGAGCCAGCGGCACCATGGAAGTTCTGCTTTTCGCAGCGGTCAGTCTTCTGATGGGCACGCTCAGTGTTAAGATATCTGCGGCACATCAGGTAGCTATTAATGTGGCCTCTATCTTTTTTATGATACCCTTCGGGCTTTCCATAGCCATATCTCAGCGGGTTGGTTACTCGGTGGGACAGGGCTCCATGCTCAAAGCGAGACAGCGCGGTTTCATCGGTGTTATCCTTTGTGCTTTGCTGATGTGTTTCACCGCAACGCTGATATTTACCATTCCTGAATATATCATATCGATCTACACCAAAGATCCTGAAGTCGCCACTCTTGCAGTGTCCCTGGTATTCATGGCCGGCATCTTTCAGATTTCGGACGGGCTGCAGGTCGGTGGTTTCGGCGCACTCAGAGGACTAAAGGACACCCGGGTCCCTATGTACGTAAATTTTGTAGCTTACTGGGTGATCGGCTTTCCTACCGGCTACCTGCTTTGTTATAATTTTGGATTTGGGCCGATCGGGCTTTGGACCGGTTTGATTGCCGGCCTCACTGTTGCTGCCCTGCTCCACAACCTGCGTTTCCATCTCCTGACCAGGGGAGCTTCTTCCTGA
- a CDS encoding type III polyketide synthase, whose product MPAYIHDIVTCTPESFSRQQHIREVMKEHLGQDRKTRAIIHRIYSQSGIEKRHSVIEDFADNDQGSLFFNGQVKQIPDTRQRNQVYETEAKKLFVETGRELLERSRTYAASDITHVITVSCTGFFAPGPEFEIVKQLGLDHSTERYHIGFMGCFAAFPAMKMAASFCKSDPDAVVLLVCTELCTIHFQMKEDIDNLLSGSVFADGAAGMLLSSAKPDRGYKIDHFASTLVTEGEKDMAWKVGNEGFEIILSAYVPEIIENNLSEWLDPLIEKYGLQKAEIAEWAVHPGGRAILDKVMQSMQLSEEKIGSSRKVLSSYGNMSSPTVLFVLKEILENRSAKDEKIMALAFGPGLTVESGLLTKLS is encoded by the coding sequence ATGCCCGCATATATTCACGATATCGTAACATGTACCCCTGAATCTTTCAGCCGACAGCAACACATTCGTGAGGTCATGAAAGAGCACCTTGGGCAGGACCGAAAGACCCGAGCGATCATACACCGGATCTATTCTCAGTCCGGGATCGAAAAGAGGCATTCCGTAATCGAAGATTTTGCGGATAATGACCAGGGGAGTTTGTTCTTTAACGGGCAGGTCAAGCAGATCCCGGATACCCGGCAAAGGAATCAGGTCTATGAGACCGAAGCAAAGAAATTATTTGTGGAAACCGGTCGTGAACTGCTGGAGAGATCCCGTACTTATGCCGCTTCAGATATCACACATGTGATCACGGTTTCCTGTACCGGATTTTTTGCGCCGGGTCCTGAATTTGAGATCGTCAAACAACTGGGGCTGGATCATTCTACAGAAAGATATCATATCGGTTTTATGGGCTGTTTTGCTGCCTTTCCGGCTATGAAAATGGCTGCCTCTTTTTGCAAGTCTGATCCCGATGCGGTGGTTCTACTGGTCTGTACCGAACTTTGTACTATTCACTTCCAGATGAAAGAAGACATCGATAATCTCCTGTCCGGTTCCGTATTTGCTGACGGAGCTGCCGGTATGCTCCTGTCTTCCGCAAAACCGGATCGGGGCTACAAGATCGATCACTTTGCATCTACACTCGTTACTGAAGGTGAAAAAGATATGGCCTGGAAGGTCGGAAACGAAGGTTTTGAGATCATTCTCTCTGCTTATGTACCGGAAATCATTGAAAACAACTTATCTGAATGGCTGGACCCTCTTATTGAAAAATATGGCCTTCAGAAAGCGGAGATCGCGGAATGGGCTGTTCACCCAGGCGGAAGAGCCATCCTGGATAAGGTGATGCAAAGCATGCAGCTGAGTGAGGAAAAGATAGGTTCATCCAGGAAGGTTCTTTCTTCCTACGGCAATATGAGTTCACCCACCGTATTATTTGTATTAAAAGAGATCCTGGAAAACAGATCAGCCAAGGATGAAAAGATCATGGCTTTGGCTTTCGGTCCCGGACTTACCGTAGAATCAGGATTACTTACTAAACTATCCTGA
- a CDS encoding methyltransferase domain-containing protein: MDREDCDLKLLENTYRQFHRINALLSQWRKIYKKFIRPELKNNKINTFLDIGFGGGDIPIQISKWIKDDGFEAEITGIETDARSFRYASALALPPNLKLRHISTSEILQEGRSYDFVLSNHLIHHLSEKELPVLLDEAKRLSSHKVIFNDIERSDLGYIAFHIFSRIIFRHSFITDDGLISIRKSYTLDELRTITEDQWTVHRIFPYRLVLQYEH; this comes from the coding sequence ATGGACCGTGAAGATTGTGACCTGAAGCTTCTGGAAAATACCTACCGGCAGTTTCACCGTATTAATGCCTTGCTTTCTCAATGGAGAAAGATCTATAAGAAATTTATCCGGCCGGAACTCAAAAACAACAAGATCAATACTTTCCTGGACATCGGGTTTGGCGGCGGAGACATACCAATTCAGATCAGTAAGTGGATCAAAGATGACGGATTTGAAGCTGAGATCACCGGTATTGAGACTGACGCAAGATCCTTCCGGTATGCTTCTGCTTTAGCACTTCCTCCAAATCTTAAATTGCGGCATATATCCACCTCAGAGATTCTGCAAGAAGGCAGGTCTTATGACTTTGTGCTTTCCAATCACCTCATCCACCATCTTTCGGAGAAAGAACTTCCTGTTTTACTGGATGAAGCCAAACGCCTGAGCAGTCACAAAGTGATCTTTAATGATATCGAAAGATCCGACCTCGGTTATATCGCTTTTCATATCTTCTCCAGAATCATTTTCCGTCATTCCTTTATTACGGACGACGGACTTATCTCTATCAGAAAAAGTTATACCCTGGATGAACTTCGTACAATAACCGAAGATCAATGGACTGTTCATCGGATCTTCCCTTATAGGCTGGTTTTGCAATATGAGCATTGA